One Rhodococcus sp. P1Y DNA window includes the following coding sequences:
- a CDS encoding circularly permuted type 2 ATP-grasp protein, with translation MAAGSSADSNEESSDAITEYRSRRAALPGLGGRFDELLGVDGSVRPQWAELTAGLNEAGRGGERALQSRVRSLVDDHGITYNPIPIDGSDSVAPPVRWGLDGIPLVLAADDWDSLEAGLVQRSRLLDALLTDLFGPMKTVSMGLIPPELIFGDPGYIREAHGITIPGPRQLFIHAADVGRGSDGRFRVVADRTQAPSGIGYALADRRVMSRATPELFQDTNPRPLSTFARALRLALIDAAPAAAEDPVVVVLSPGSHSETAFDQAYLATVLGFPLVENADLVVRDGCLWMRSLGKLRRVDVVLRRVDAAFTDPLDLRPDSRLGVVGLVEVLRRGAVSVVNTLGSGVLENPALPPLLPALSRALLDEDLLMESTPATWGGEQHGVSHLVSRVRSLVFRSVTTRETVVGHDLDEKGVDAFVRRLRAQPWTWVGQEVPEFSVAPAGSGFGGKVGVAEVGMRLFTVAQRVGYTPMSGGLGQVLVTAPVAEPLITVASKDIWVRSAERVTPADSAPHTPPASAEELPQYAAAANIDVVSSPRVLGDLFWFGRYSERAEDMTRLLIAARERHQDYRSMPWLDGSDSLPILLEAVTRVSGTGPGFLSDKIQNDAMAEFRSLTLAVDRLGSVAQSVDRLQQAARGVRDQLSNDTWAVLSRIDTALDGLDASGASDGAQLAASQSAVLRGLLSLAGLASESMVRDPGWYLMDCGRRIERGLQLTSLLSATLSHALTPSTEQAVIDSVLSAAESSVIYRRRNRGRARPAAVAQLLLFDEGNPRSLVYQLDRIKDDLGALPDASGTSRGEQLVEQIAVRLRRVDPGDLESVDASGRRVELVELVDGIHTQLEELSRVVLATHMVLPGGTQPLWGTSGRRQKQRTGTRNGDRA, from the coding sequence ATGGCTGCAGGGAGTTCCGCCGACTCGAACGAGGAGTCGAGCGACGCCATCACCGAGTATCGCAGCCGTCGTGCTGCACTTCCTGGCCTCGGTGGTCGTTTCGACGAACTATTGGGCGTCGACGGTTCTGTTCGCCCGCAGTGGGCCGAGCTCACTGCCGGCCTGAACGAAGCCGGCCGCGGGGGTGAGCGCGCCCTGCAATCGCGTGTGCGCAGCCTCGTCGACGATCACGGCATCACCTACAACCCGATTCCGATCGACGGTTCCGACAGTGTCGCTCCGCCGGTCAGATGGGGGCTGGACGGTATTCCTCTGGTTCTGGCGGCCGACGACTGGGATAGCCTCGAAGCCGGTCTCGTCCAGCGGTCCAGGTTGCTCGACGCCCTGTTGACAGATCTGTTCGGCCCGATGAAGACGGTATCGATGGGGTTGATTCCGCCGGAACTGATCTTCGGTGATCCCGGCTACATTCGCGAAGCACACGGGATCACCATTCCGGGGCCACGTCAGCTGTTCATCCACGCAGCCGATGTGGGTCGTGGCTCGGACGGTCGGTTCCGTGTCGTGGCCGACCGGACCCAAGCGCCGTCCGGAATCGGTTATGCACTCGCCGATCGACGGGTGATGTCGAGGGCGACGCCCGAGCTGTTCCAGGACACCAACCCGCGGCCGCTCTCGACCTTCGCTCGCGCGCTTCGGCTTGCCCTCATCGATGCTGCACCTGCTGCAGCAGAAGATCCGGTCGTAGTCGTCCTCAGTCCAGGGTCGCACTCCGAGACCGCATTCGATCAGGCGTATCTCGCTACGGTACTGGGATTTCCCCTGGTGGAGAACGCCGATCTGGTTGTCCGCGACGGGTGCCTGTGGATGCGATCGCTCGGCAAGCTCCGCCGCGTGGACGTCGTCCTCCGGCGGGTCGACGCCGCGTTCACAGATCCTCTCGATCTACGTCCGGACTCCAGATTGGGAGTCGTGGGTTTGGTAGAGGTCCTACGCCGAGGTGCGGTCAGTGTGGTCAACACCCTCGGCAGTGGCGTTCTCGAGAATCCCGCGTTGCCACCGCTGCTGCCCGCGCTCAGCCGAGCACTTCTGGACGAGGATCTCCTCATGGAGTCGACCCCCGCCACATGGGGTGGTGAACAGCACGGAGTGTCGCACCTGGTGTCTCGTGTGCGCTCGTTGGTGTTCCGTTCGGTCACCACTCGGGAGACGGTCGTCGGACACGACTTGGACGAGAAGGGCGTCGACGCGTTCGTGCGTCGGCTGCGTGCACAGCCGTGGACTTGGGTGGGCCAGGAGGTGCCGGAGTTCTCCGTCGCACCGGCGGGGTCGGGTTTCGGAGGGAAGGTCGGCGTCGCCGAAGTCGGCATGAGACTGTTCACTGTGGCGCAGCGCGTCGGGTACACCCCCATGAGCGGTGGACTCGGACAGGTGCTCGTCACCGCACCGGTTGCGGAACCACTGATCACCGTCGCGTCGAAGGATATTTGGGTTCGATCCGCCGAGCGCGTGACACCTGCCGACTCTGCCCCGCACACCCCGCCGGCGTCGGCCGAGGAGCTACCGCAGTACGCCGCGGCGGCCAATATCGACGTCGTCAGCTCTCCTCGTGTACTCGGTGACTTGTTCTGGTTCGGCCGCTACAGCGAACGTGCCGAGGACATGACCCGTCTGCTGATCGCTGCGCGCGAGCGTCACCAGGACTATCGCTCCATGCCCTGGCTCGACGGAAGCGACAGTCTGCCGATCCTGCTGGAAGCAGTGACACGAGTTTCGGGCACGGGGCCTGGATTCCTCAGCGACAAGATCCAGAACGATGCGATGGCAGAATTCCGGTCCTTGACGTTGGCCGTCGACCGCCTCGGCTCGGTGGCTCAATCGGTCGACCGGTTACAGCAGGCGGCGCGAGGTGTACGGGATCAACTGTCCAACGACACCTGGGCAGTCCTCAGCCGGATCGACACAGCTCTCGACGGCTTGGATGCGTCCGGCGCCTCGGACGGCGCGCAACTCGCTGCGTCTCAGTCGGCCGTCCTGCGAGGACTGTTGTCCTTGGCCGGTCTTGCGTCCGAGTCCATGGTTCGAGATCCCGGGTGGTACCTGATGGACTGCGGTCGGCGTATCGAACGAGGTCTGCAGTTGACGTCGTTGTTGTCCGCCACCTTGAGTCACGCGCTGACTCCGTCGACCGAACAGGCAGTCATCGACTCCGTGCTCTCGGCTGCCGAGTCGTCGGTGATCTATCGGCGGCGCAACCGTGGACGTGCTCGACCGGCAGCCGTTGCGCAGCTTCTGTTGTTCGACGAGGGAAACCCCCGCTCGCTCGTCTACCAATTGGACCGGATCAAGGACGATCTCGGTGCCCTTCCCGATGCTTCTGGGACCTCACGAGGCGAACAGTTGGTCGAGCAGATCGCCGTGAGGCTGCGCCGTGTCGACCCCGGTGACCTCGAGTCTGTCGACGCGTCGGGACGCCGTGTCGAGCTCGTCGAACTGGTCGACGGCATCCATACCCAGCTCGAGGAGCTTTCTCGGGTCGTTCTGGCCACGCACATGGTGTTGCCCGGTGGAACCCAACCGCTGTGGGGAACGAGTGGCAGGCGTCAGAAGCAGCGGACCGGAACCAGGAACGGTGACCGAGCATGA
- a CDS encoding replication-associated recombination protein A: protein MAISRPYVRPEAPLAVRMRPTSLDEVVGQKHLLAPGAPLRRLVDGSGASSVMLYGPPGTGKTTLASLISGATGRKFEALSALSAGVKEVRGVIDLARRRLTAGEQTVLFIDEVHRFSKTQQDALLAAVENRIVLLVAATTENPSFSVVSPLLSRSLVLQLQPLSSADIELLLTRAANDPRGLDGAVSIDEDAMAHLVRLAAGDARRALTALEAAAGAATGPVLDLATVEASVDKTAVRYDRDGDQHYDVISAFIKSIRGSDVDAALHYLARMITAGEDPRFIARRLVVHASEDVGMADPTALQTATAAATAVQMIGMPEARLALAQATIHLATAPKSGAVIAALGAAMADVSAGKSGAVPPHLRDGHYKGAEALGNAVGYRYPHNDPGGVLRQQYPPDELVGVNYYEPTDHGVERDIGPRVGKLRRIIRGS from the coding sequence CTGGCGATCTCTCGTCCGTACGTTCGTCCCGAAGCGCCCCTGGCGGTGCGGATGCGCCCGACGAGCCTGGACGAGGTGGTCGGACAAAAACACCTCCTTGCTCCGGGCGCGCCGCTTCGCCGACTCGTCGATGGTTCGGGCGCGTCCTCGGTGATGCTGTACGGCCCGCCCGGTACGGGTAAGACCACGCTGGCGTCGTTGATCTCCGGCGCGACGGGCCGCAAGTTCGAGGCGTTGTCCGCGTTGTCTGCAGGTGTCAAGGAAGTGCGCGGGGTCATCGATCTGGCGCGTCGGCGACTCACCGCAGGGGAGCAGACCGTCCTGTTCATCGACGAGGTGCACCGCTTCTCCAAGACCCAGCAGGATGCTCTTCTGGCCGCCGTGGAGAACCGGATAGTCCTCCTGGTCGCGGCGACGACGGAGAACCCGTCGTTCTCGGTGGTGTCGCCGTTGCTGTCGAGGTCGCTGGTGTTGCAACTGCAGCCACTGAGTTCGGCGGACATCGAACTGCTCCTTACTCGGGCGGCCAACGATCCACGTGGTCTCGACGGCGCGGTGTCGATCGACGAGGACGCGATGGCGCATCTGGTCAGGTTGGCTGCCGGGGACGCACGGCGGGCGCTGACTGCGTTGGAGGCCGCGGCGGGTGCTGCGACCGGTCCGGTGCTGGATCTCGCCACCGTCGAGGCCAGTGTGGACAAGACCGCCGTTCGCTACGACCGCGACGGTGATCAGCATTACGACGTCATCAGCGCGTTCATCAAATCGATTCGCGGTTCCGATGTGGATGCGGCGCTGCATTACCTGGCTCGAATGATCACCGCGGGCGAAGATCCGCGCTTCATTGCTCGGCGGCTCGTCGTGCATGCGAGCGAGGACGTCGGCATGGCCGACCCTACTGCGCTGCAGACCGCGACGGCCGCGGCCACCGCAGTGCAAATGATCGGCATGCCCGAGGCGCGATTGGCGTTGGCACAGGCAACCATCCATCTGGCCACTGCACCGAAGTCGGGTGCGGTGATCGCGGCGCTCGGCGCGGCGATGGCCGACGTCTCGGCGGGCAAGTCCGGTGCAGTTCCACCCCACCTGCGCGACGGTCACTACAAGGGTGCGGAGGCGTTGGGCAACGCCGTCGGGTACCGATACCCGCACAACGATCCCGGCGGCGTGCTCCGCCAGCAGTATCCACCGGACGAATTGGTCGGAGTGAATTACTACGAACCCACCGATCATGGGGTCGAACGGGACATCGGCCCGCGAGTGGGCAAGTTGCGTCGAATCATCAGGGGTTCCTGA
- a CDS encoding transglutaminase family protein has protein sequence MSRRYRIRHITTYTYSDRVTSSYGRGYLAPREFDGQRCIEKSVEVEPSPTDQSFGVDVYGNEDVYFHVTTDHEKLVVTADSLVEVDAPSESDRALGASISWESARPQAPGEYTAVGSSAAAVEFVLDLATPEITDAVIHYASASFTPGRPLRDVVVDLTHRIFTDFTYQSGSTTVSTTVADILEARSGVCQDFARLAIACLRSQGLAARYVSGYLATEPPPGKERMIGVDATHAWAAVWTPENKWIAFDPTNDQLVDERYATVAWGRDYADVPPLRGVIYTEAEESTIAVSVDVAPVG, from the coding sequence ATGAGCAGGCGGTATCGAATCCGACACATCACCACCTATACGTATTCCGATCGGGTGACCTCGTCCTACGGTCGGGGTTACCTCGCGCCGCGTGAGTTCGACGGCCAACGATGCATCGAGAAGTCCGTGGAGGTCGAGCCGTCACCGACGGATCAATCCTTCGGCGTCGACGTGTACGGCAACGAAGACGTCTACTTCCACGTCACAACCGACCACGAGAAATTGGTCGTCACGGCGGATTCGCTCGTCGAGGTGGACGCGCCCAGTGAATCGGACCGGGCCTTGGGCGCATCCATCTCGTGGGAATCTGCGCGGCCCCAGGCGCCGGGGGAGTACACGGCCGTGGGAAGCAGCGCCGCTGCGGTGGAGTTCGTGCTCGACCTCGCGACGCCGGAAATAACCGACGCGGTCATCCACTACGCGTCGGCGAGTTTCACGCCGGGTCGGCCACTGCGCGACGTCGTCGTCGACCTGACGCATCGGATCTTCACCGACTTCACCTACCAGTCGGGCTCGACGACCGTCTCCACAACGGTCGCCGACATCCTGGAGGCCCGATCGGGAGTCTGTCAGGACTTCGCCCGTCTCGCGATCGCGTGTCTTCGGTCGCAGGGACTCGCCGCCAGGTACGTCTCCGGCTATCTCGCGACGGAACCGCCGCCGGGGAAAGAGAGGATGATCGGGGTGGACGCGACGCATGCGTGGGCCGCGGTGTGGACTCCGGAGAACAAGTGGATCGCCTTCGATCCGACCAACGACCAGCTGGTCGACGAGCGTTACGCGACGGTGGCGTGGGGACGCGACTATGCGGACGTTCCGCCGCTGAGAGGCGTCATCTACACCGAGGCGGAGGAGAGCACCATCGCTGTTTCGGTGGACGTCGCACCCGTCGGATGA
- a CDS encoding endolytic transglycosylase MltG: MNNRQYEDEAHTDPIGYRTDEGSEFHRAVHRSEPQEVGRSRAHSRRQRVASTRKKRGRFVGLVLGLVVVLAIAGGGYFVYDKFTGGPAAPDDFAAGAAGDSVVVRVNPGDTAQQIGVEAADKGVVASSGAFLEAAIANSAIASVQPGYYLLPSNVPAAQAVTALVEPGARVGSVVISEGRQLHDARDVNTDAVKKGIYTLLSEASCIDISGSGTPTCISYDDFNAAGGVGDPSDLGVPDWAIEQVRGVPDRDRQLEGLIAAGSWDIDPTATAGDILRQLVADSAATYESTGILTAGANSGLDPYQTLVAASLVERESLPADFSKVARVIVNRLAEPQKLEFDSTVNYSLDTTEVATTDADRAAVTPWNTYAMEGLPATPIASPSVGAVEAVEAPADGDWLYFVTINQAGETLFTRDYNEHLANIGRVEDGFLESGR, from the coding sequence GTGAACAACAGGCAATACGAGGACGAGGCACACACCGATCCGATCGGATACCGGACCGATGAGGGCAGCGAGTTCCATCGTGCCGTTCACCGTTCCGAACCACAGGAGGTCGGGCGAAGCCGGGCGCACTCGCGTAGGCAGCGTGTAGCGAGCACTCGGAAGAAGAGGGGACGGTTCGTCGGCCTCGTTCTCGGCCTCGTGGTGGTTCTGGCCATCGCGGGAGGTGGGTACTTCGTGTACGACAAATTCACCGGTGGCCCAGCCGCTCCGGACGATTTCGCGGCCGGAGCCGCGGGTGATTCGGTGGTCGTGCGCGTCAATCCCGGCGACACCGCGCAGCAAATCGGCGTCGAAGCAGCGGACAAGGGCGTGGTGGCCAGTTCCGGCGCGTTCTTGGAAGCCGCGATCGCAAACTCCGCAATTGCCTCGGTGCAACCGGGTTACTACCTGCTGCCGAGCAACGTTCCGGCAGCGCAGGCTGTCACAGCTCTCGTCGAACCTGGTGCGCGCGTCGGAAGCGTCGTGATCTCCGAGGGTCGTCAGCTGCACGATGCCCGCGACGTAAATACGGACGCAGTCAAGAAGGGCATCTACACGCTTCTGTCGGAAGCCAGTTGCATCGACATCTCCGGAAGCGGCACTCCGACGTGCATCTCGTACGACGACTTCAATGCAGCTGGGGGAGTTGGTGATCCGTCGGACCTCGGGGTTCCGGACTGGGCGATCGAACAGGTCCGCGGCGTGCCGGATCGAGACCGACAGCTCGAAGGGCTCATCGCGGCAGGAAGCTGGGACATCGACCCGACCGCGACGGCCGGGGACATCCTGAGACAGTTGGTGGCCGACAGCGCCGCGACCTACGAGAGCACAGGCATTCTGACCGCGGGAGCCAATTCGGGTCTCGATCCGTATCAAACCTTGGTGGCCGCCTCGCTCGTCGAACGTGAATCTCTCCCGGCCGATTTCAGCAAGGTTGCACGAGTGATCGTCAACAGGCTCGCCGAACCGCAAAAGCTCGAGTTCGACTCGACCGTCAACTACTCGCTCGACACGACCGAAGTGGCCACCACCGATGCCGACCGCGCGGCGGTCACTCCGTGGAACACCTACGCAATGGAGGGGTTGCCTGCAACCCCGATCGCCTCTCCCAGCGTCGGTGCCGTGGAAGCGGTCGAGGCGCCCGCCGATGGCGACTGGCTCTACTTCGTCACCATCAACCAAGCGGGTGAGACTCTGTTCACTCGTGACTACAACGAGCACCTCGCCAACATCGGGCGAGTCGAGGATGGATTCCTCGAGAGTGGTCGCTGA
- the ruvX gene encoding Holliday junction resolvase RuvX: MDEFVDRPPPRVRVPDRPGADDPGSGRRIGIDVGSVRIGVASSDPGGVLATPVETVARSKAKGGAAEDVLRVASIVAEYEAVEIVIGLPRTLRGESGSAVKAAEGFARALGRHVSGVPIRMADERLTTVSATRALRDSGVRGKSQRAVIDQAAAVAILQAWLDERSARLNAPESTDSTPSEEQCRIPEVGE; this comes from the coding sequence GTGGACGAGTTCGTAGACAGACCGCCGCCCCGTGTCCGTGTCCCGGATCGACCTGGCGCCGACGACCCGGGCTCGGGTCGTCGTATCGGCATCGACGTCGGTAGCGTCCGCATCGGTGTCGCATCGAGCGACCCGGGGGGAGTACTGGCAACTCCAGTGGAGACGGTCGCGCGCTCCAAGGCCAAGGGCGGCGCTGCCGAGGACGTCCTCCGCGTCGCATCGATCGTTGCCGAGTACGAGGCCGTGGAGATAGTGATCGGGTTGCCTCGAACCCTGCGCGGCGAGAGCGGCTCCGCCGTCAAGGCTGCCGAAGGATTCGCACGCGCCCTCGGCAGACACGTCTCGGGCGTCCCGATTCGGATGGCGGACGAACGACTGACTACCGTGAGCGCGACGCGTGCGCTTCGAGACAGCGGAGTGCGCGGAAAGTCTCAGCGGGCGGTCATCGACCAAGCAGCAGCGGTCGCCATTCTGCAAGCGTGGTTGGATGAACGATCTGCGCGACTGAATGCTCCCGAGAGCACAGATTCCACCCCGTCGGAAGAGCAATGTCGCATCCCGGAGGTCGGCGAGTGA
- a CDS encoding kinase, with protein sequence MTATLADPVSEVVAAAQQLLTRRTGAPVTLVDPVDLGGSGQATVLRVRVSGNPFQLPRTLVIKQVRDAPAEEAHGVEIGGPSAFLREAASYQFATALATDSRPGPDLLAYDLGARLLVLSDLGDASPITALLKHSDAASVTNSLMAMAQALGRMHAATVGREDDFAALLRRVGLPDSADGISARIPDVLQAVPLMFAEHLGIADTPVALLERVERSGRLFAHGAFRAFSPSDLCPDNIIVNEEGVRFLDYEWGGFRDATLDITYALASFPGCLCHFDLSADRAQAMIDAWRSEVVGIWPHLADDAVLATKILDAQLIWVWLTTYWFLPNDHARIAAARAHHLSVPRSAALISRWNVLVDQATRTGDTDVAAFALRVVSALEAKWDR encoded by the coding sequence ATGACCGCAACATTGGCAGACCCCGTCTCAGAGGTAGTGGCCGCTGCGCAGCAGCTGCTCACCAGGCGAACCGGCGCCCCCGTGACCCTGGTCGATCCGGTCGACCTCGGGGGTAGCGGCCAGGCGACGGTTCTGCGAGTACGAGTATCGGGAAACCCGTTCCAACTTCCTCGGACCCTCGTCATCAAACAGGTGCGCGACGCACCCGCCGAGGAGGCACACGGCGTCGAAATCGGGGGACCGTCCGCGTTCCTGCGTGAGGCGGCGTCGTACCAGTTCGCGACGGCGCTCGCCACGGACAGCAGGCCGGGCCCGGATCTGCTCGCGTACGACCTCGGTGCGCGCTTGCTGGTGCTCAGCGATCTCGGCGACGCGAGCCCGATCACCGCGCTGCTGAAGCACTCGGATGCTGCCTCGGTCACCAACTCGCTGATGGCAATGGCGCAAGCTCTCGGACGGATGCATGCCGCTACCGTCGGGCGAGAAGACGATTTCGCTGCACTTTTACGCCGTGTCGGTCTTCCCGATTCGGCAGACGGTATCTCGGCGCGCATCCCCGACGTACTGCAGGCCGTGCCCCTCATGTTCGCCGAGCACCTCGGTATCGCGGACACACCCGTCGCTCTTCTCGAGCGGGTCGAACGCAGCGGAAGACTGTTCGCGCACGGAGCCTTCCGCGCGTTCAGCCCATCGGATCTGTGCCCGGACAACATCATCGTCAACGAAGAGGGCGTTCGGTTCCTCGATTACGAGTGGGGCGGTTTCCGCGACGCCACCCTCGACATCACCTATGCGCTCGCATCGTTTCCCGGGTGTCTGTGCCATTTCGACCTCTCCGCCGACCGCGCGCAAGCCATGATCGACGCGTGGCGATCGGAGGTCGTCGGTATCTGGCCGCACCTCGCGGACGACGCCGTGCTCGCCACCAAGATCCTCGATGCCCAGCTCATCTGGGTGTGGTTGACCACCTACTGGTTTCTGCCGAACGACCACGCCAGAATCGCAGCCGCGCGAGCCCACCACCTGTCGGTTCCACGATCAGCTGCACTCATCTCACGATGGAACGTGCTGGTCGACCAGGCCACCCGAACCGGAGACACCGATGTCGCTGCGTTCGCGTTACGCGTCGTCTCCGCGTTGGAGGCCAAGTGGGATCGCTGA
- the alaS gene encoding alanine--tRNA ligase yields MQTHDIRRRFLDHFVKAGHTEVPSASLVLDDPNLLFVNAGMVQFVPFFLGQQTPPYSTATSVQKCVRTLDIENVGITTRHNTFFQMAGNFSFGDYFKRDAIRHAWALLTNSVDEGGYGFDPERIWVTAYLDDDEAIALWKELAGIPDERIQRRGMADNYWSMGIPGPCGPCSEIYYDRGPEYGIDGGPEADEDRYIEIWNLVFMQNERGQGISKDDFEILGPLPKQNIDTGMGVERVAFLLQGVDNVYETDLVRPVIAKAEELSGRKYGSNHADDVRFRVIADHARTAALLISDGINPGNDGRGYVLRRLLRRIVRSARLLGAPDQTMAQLITVVRDTMAESYPDLVTGFDRILNVSVGEETAFLKTLTSGSKLFDTAAETVKSAGKKTIGGPEAFALHDTYGFPIDLTLEMASEAGLAVDEEGFRSLMAEQRQRAKDDARARKHAHTDLSVYKDFVDRGATEFTGFDELSSEATVLALISGGVRVPTATAGESVEVILDRSPLYAESGGQIADIGTISASGLQVKVNDVQKIAKKVWTHKVTVETGQITEGDVVRVDVDPSWRKGATQGHSGTHMVHAALRQVLGPDATQAGSLNKPGYLRFDFSWQGGLSESQREDIEAVANDAIGADFAVNTSVTDLDSAKAMGAMALFGENYGDEVRVVEIGGPFSMELCGGTHVQHSSQIGPVTLLGESSVGSGVRRVEAFVGLDSYRYLAKERALLAGVASSLKVPTDEVPARIETLVEKLRVAEKELEKVKAASVLASAGSLAAAAERIGSVRAVIAQAPDGVGGNDLRTLASDVRGRLGSEPAVVVLFGSVDGKVPFVVSANKAAQDAGVRAGELVSSFGPAIGGRGGGKGDSAQGSGSNPEGIAQGIVAVRDRIADAAAS; encoded by the coding sequence GTGCAAACCCATGACATTCGCAGGCGTTTCCTCGACCACTTCGTGAAGGCCGGGCACACCGAAGTGCCCAGCGCCTCGTTGGTGCTCGACGACCCGAACCTGTTGTTCGTCAATGCGGGCATGGTGCAGTTCGTTCCATTCTTCCTCGGGCAGCAGACGCCTCCGTATTCCACGGCTACCAGTGTCCAAAAATGCGTTCGGACGCTCGATATCGAGAACGTCGGCATCACGACCCGCCACAACACGTTCTTTCAGATGGCCGGAAACTTCTCGTTCGGCGATTACTTCAAGCGCGACGCCATTCGGCACGCGTGGGCCTTGCTCACCAACAGTGTCGACGAGGGGGGCTACGGATTCGATCCCGAGCGAATCTGGGTCACCGCGTATCTCGACGACGACGAGGCCATCGCGCTGTGGAAGGAACTCGCAGGCATTCCGGACGAGCGGATCCAGCGCCGCGGCATGGCCGACAACTACTGGTCGATGGGAATCCCAGGACCGTGTGGGCCGTGCTCGGAGATCTACTACGACCGCGGACCCGAGTACGGCATCGACGGCGGACCCGAAGCGGACGAGGACCGCTACATCGAGATTTGGAACCTCGTGTTCATGCAGAACGAGCGCGGGCAGGGAATCAGCAAGGACGACTTCGAGATTCTCGGCCCGCTGCCGAAGCAGAACATCGACACCGGCATGGGCGTCGAGCGCGTCGCATTCCTCCTGCAGGGCGTCGACAACGTCTACGAGACCGACCTGGTTCGACCGGTCATCGCTAAGGCCGAGGAACTGAGCGGCCGCAAGTACGGATCGAACCACGCCGACGACGTACGTTTTCGGGTCATTGCGGACCACGCCCGTACCGCGGCGCTGCTGATTTCGGACGGCATCAACCCCGGCAACGACGGTCGCGGTTACGTACTGCGACGCCTGCTGCGCCGCATCGTTCGATCAGCCCGGTTGCTCGGTGCCCCTGATCAGACGATGGCACAGCTCATCACCGTTGTGCGCGACACCATGGCCGAGTCGTACCCCGACCTGGTTACCGGGTTCGATCGCATCCTCAATGTGTCCGTCGGCGAGGAGACCGCGTTCCTCAAGACACTGACGTCGGGTTCCAAGTTGTTCGACACGGCCGCCGAGACCGTGAAATCTGCGGGTAAGAAGACGATCGGCGGGCCCGAGGCGTTCGCGCTGCACGACACGTACGGATTCCCGATCGATCTGACGCTCGAAATGGCCTCCGAAGCTGGCCTCGCGGTCGACGAAGAAGGCTTCCGCTCGCTGATGGCCGAGCAGCGTCAGCGCGCCAAGGACGACGCCCGTGCCCGCAAGCACGCGCACACCGACCTGTCGGTCTACAAGGACTTCGTCGACCGAGGTGCCACGGAGTTCACCGGATTCGACGAGTTGTCCTCCGAAGCGACTGTTCTCGCGTTGATCTCCGGCGGCGTCCGGGTCCCGACGGCTACTGCCGGTGAGTCCGTCGAGGTCATCCTCGACAGGAGTCCGCTGTACGCGGAATCGGGCGGCCAGATCGCCGACATCGGGACCATCAGCGCGTCAGGTCTGCAGGTCAAGGTGAACGACGTCCAGAAGATCGCCAAGAAGGTCTGGACTCACAAGGTCACCGTCGAAACGGGGCAGATCACCGAAGGTGACGTCGTGCGAGTCGACGTCGATCCGAGCTGGCGAAAGGGAGCCACGCAGGGTCACTCCGGAACGCACATGGTGCACGCGGCTCTGCGTCAGGTTCTGGGTCCCGATGCGACACAGGCTGGTTCACTCAACAAGCCCGGATACCTTCGCTTCGATTTTTCGTGGCAGGGCGGATTGTCCGAGTCGCAGCGCGAGGACATCGAAGCTGTGGCGAACGACGCGATCGGTGCGGATTTCGCCGTCAACACCTCGGTCACCGACCTCGACAGTGCAAAAGCTATGGGCGCGATGGCACTGTTCGGCGAGAACTACGGGGACGAAGTCCGAGTCGTCGAAATCGGTGGGCCGTTCTCGATGGAGTTGTGCGGTGGCACTCACGTTCAACACTCCTCCCAGATCGGTCCGGTCACACTGCTGGGGGAGTCGTCCGTCGGCTCGGGAGTGCGGCGCGTCGAAGCGTTTGTGGGACTGGATTCCTATCGCTACCTGGCGAAGGAGCGAGCCTTGCTTGCCGGCGTCGCCTCGTCGTTGAAGGTTCCGACCGACGAAGTTCCTGCCCGCATCGAAACCTTGGTCGAGAAGCTCCGCGTGGCAGAGAAAGAGCTGGAGAAAGTCAAGGCTGCGTCGGTTCTGGCGTCCGCCGGCTCACTCGCGGCCGCCGCCGAACGGATCGGAAGTGTTCGCGCGGTCATCGCCCAGGCTCCTGACGGCGTCGGCGGAAACGATCTGCGGACACTCGCGTCCGATGTCCGCGGGCGGTTGGGCTCGGAGCCTGCTGTGGTCGTGCTGTTCGGGTCGGTCGACGGCAAGGTTCCTTTCGTGGTCTCGGCCAACAAAGCAGCGCAGGATGCAGGGGTGCGCGCGGGTGAACTCGTGTCCAGTTTCGGTCCGGCGATCGGTGGTCGAGGCGGCGGTAAGGGTGACTCTGCTCAGGGATCGGGCTCGAACCCCGAGGGCATCGCGCAGGGGATCGTCGCAGTGCGTGACCGCATCGCCGACGCCGCAGCGTCCTGA